The Raphanus sativus cultivar WK10039 chromosome 2, ASM80110v3, whole genome shotgun sequence genome includes a region encoding these proteins:
- the LOC108826899 gene encoding uncharacterized protein LOC108826899, with product MTQRANPKTGCLTAVVRRLLCSGSQQTHPSDNILDSDETLQLLSTYEEIEEPKKETKTETETQEDDVSPHPPPPNVVAKLMGLDNPAPGSNRFRYFEDSGSAVARSKSVNFMDYILRVNEEEEEEDEKDGRLQCRRVRASVSFREIVPTSARSSSNQQQKKHDFLLMYLDKLDEKRELVGSSRSKRFEKVLEDSKKQALPPPEKKKKENEKVAKKFKDERRKVAKKKKSESRSDHVNGAKRVRWFLSPSKSKSSEKMALLGGAESKSIPADEFTGKVTESPESKSNASPVSVLDRDLYDYLILDDDYYFSGDSESASELSTKQAETTAKSSCSSSPARTRTNTKKENNNNTNSDSEETEFITKLMNMLSDLSEEDMKSSTWVSTSSTKPVDYTQVEEFCVEFGQEILDLVMDQLVDELLYLV from the exons ATGACCCAACGAGCCAACCCAAAGACTGGCTGCCTCACGGCGGTTGTCCGCCGTCTCTTATGTTCCGGCAGCCAACAAACTCACCCTTCCGACAACATTCTAGACTCCGACGAAACACTCCAGTTACTAAGCACTTACGAAGAAATCGAAGAGCCAAAGAAAGAGAcaaaaaccgaaaccgaaaccCAAGAGGATGACGTCTCTCCTCACCCTCCTCCTCCAAACGTTGTAGCCAAACTCATGGGTCTAGATAACCCCGCACCGGGATCAAACCGGTTTAGGTACTTTGAAGATTCCGGTTCGGCTGTCGCACGGAGCAAATCGGTTAACTTCATGGACTATATCCTTAGAGTtaacgaggaagaagaagaagaggatgagaAAGACGGTCGTCTCCAGTGCCGGAGAGTTAGAGCGTCGGTCTCCTTCCGAGAGATAGTCCCGACCTCGGCGAGATCGAGCTCGAACCAACAACAGAAGAAGCACGATTTCTTGCTGATGTATCTAGACAAGCTGGACGAGAAGAGGGAACTTGTCGGCTCATCGAGGTCTAAGAGGTTCGAGAAGGTATTAGAAGATTCCAAGAAGCAGGCATTGCCACCtccggagaagaagaagaaggagaacgaGAAAGTGGCCAAGAAGTTTAAAGACGAGCGGAGGAAAGtagccaagaagaagaagagtgagaGTCGCAGTGATCATGTTAACGGAGCTAAGAGAGTTCGATGGTTTCTCTCTCCGTCCAAGAGTAAGTCCTCCGAGAAGATGGCGCTTCTAGGAGGAGCTGAGTCTAAGAGCATTCCGGCGGATGAGTTTACCGGGAAGGTGACAGAGTCGCCGGAAAGTAAATCAAATGCGAGTCCTGTTTCGGTTCTTGATCGAGATCTTTATGATTATCTAATCCTTGATGATGACTACTACTTCTCAG GAGATTCAGAAAGTGCATCGGAGTTGTCAACAAAGCAAGCAGAGACAACAGCAAaatcttcatgttcttcatcaccagcaagaacaagaacaaataccaagaaagaaaacaataataacaCCAACAGTGATTCTGAGGAGACAGAGTTTATCACAAAGCTAATGAATATGCTCTCAGATCTGTCTGAAGAAGACATGAAGTCTTCAACTTGGGTTTCTACTTCGTCAACCAAACCCGTTGACTATACTCAAGTTGAAGAATTTTGTGTTGAATTTGGTCAGGAGATTCTTGACCTTGTTATGGACCAGTTAGTTGATGAACTGTTGTATCTAGTTTGA
- the LOC108840335 gene encoding protein trichome birefringence-like 3 has protein sequence MSFLVPSRGAKIPLSIIVLVLCGFMFIVLLYTERISLMSSSTSSSNVLKLKSCPRKDISSKPKERIQEEKVREEKVAEEKIREERSQNMDVVDDRFEFDPEECNVAAGKWVYNSSAEPLYTDESCPYIDRQFSCTKNGRPETDYLRWEWQPDDCTIPRFSAKLAMNKLRGKRLLFVGDSLQRSQWESFVCLVESIIPEGEKSMKLDQKYFVFKAKEYNASIEFYWAPYIVESNTDLPVILDLKKRIVKVDSVKDRSKHWEGADILVFNTYVWWMSGIRMKALWGSFGNGERGAEALDTAVAYRLGLKTWANWVDSTVDSNKTKVFFTTMSPTHSRSADWGKPNGPKCFNETEPVKDKSFWGTGSSKELMKVVSSVVKHMATHVTVINITQLSEYRIDAHTSVYTETGGKMLTAEERADPMRHADCIHWCLPGLPDTWNRILLAHL, from the exons ATGAGCTTCTTGGTTCCTAGCAGAGGAGCCAAGATTCCTCTCTCCATCATCGTTCTCGTTCTCTGTGGTTTTATGTTCATTGTTCTCTTATACACCGAAAGAATCAGCTTGATGTCCTCTTCCACTTCGTCTTCTAATGTCCTCAAGTTGAAGTCTTGTCCTAGGAAAGACATTAGCTCGAAACCTA AGGAGAGAATTCAAGAGGAGAAAGTTCGAGAAGAAAAAGTAGCAGAGGAGAAAATAAGGGAGGAGAGATCACAAAATATGGATGTGGTGGACGACAGATTCGAATTCGATCCAGAAGAGTGTAATGTTGCAGCCGGGAAATGGGTTTACAATAGCTCAGCTGAGCCACTCTACACCGATGAGTCATGTCCATACATCGACCGTCAATTCTCATGTACGAAAAACGGAAGACCAGAAACTGATTATCTTCGATGGGAATGGCAGCCTGATGATTGTACTATCCCACG ATTTAGCGCGAAGTTAGCAATGAATAAACTGAGAGGAAAAAGATTACTCTTTGTCGGAGATTCGTTACAACGAAGCCAATGGGAATCGTTCGTGTGTTTGGTTGAATCAATTATACCCGAAGGAGAAAAATCAATGAAGCTTGACCAAAAATACTTTGTATTTAAAGCAAAG GAATACAATGCGAGTATAGAGTTCTACTGGGCACCGTATATTGTGGAATCGAACACGGATTTGCCTGTGATTTTGGATTTGAAGAAAAGGATAGTGAAAGTGGATTCAGTGAAAGATCGATCCAAGCATTGGGAAGGAGCTGACATTCTAGTTTTCAACACTTATGTTTGGTGGATGAGTGGAATCAGAATGAAAGCTTTGTGGGGTTCGTTTGGAAATGGGGAGAGAGGTGCGGAGGCTTTGGACACAGCAGTGGCTTACAGGCTAGGTCTCAAGACATGGGCTAATTGGGTTGACTCTACCGTTGACTCTAACAAGACCAAAGTCTTCTTCACCACCATGTCTCCTACTCATTCTAG GAGTGCGGATTGGGGGAAGCCAAACGGGCCGAAGTGTTTCAACGAGACGGAGCCAGTAAAAGATAAGAGCTTTTGGGGGACTGGCTCCAGCAAGGAGCTGATGAAAGTGGTTTCAAGCGTCGTGAAGCACATGGCCACGCACGTGACAGTCATTAACATTACGCAGCTCTCCGAGTACCGCATCGACGCGCACACATCCGTCTACACGGAGACAGGGGGCAAGATGCTAACGGCTGAGGAGAGGGCTGATCCTATGCGTCACGCTGATTGCATACATTGGTGCCTCCCTGGATTGCCCGATACGTGGAACCGTATCCTATTGGCTCAtttgtaa